One region of Eubacterium sp. 1001713B170207_170306_E7 genomic DNA includes:
- the tuf gene encoding elongation factor Tu, protein MAKEKFERSKPHVNIGTIGHVDHGKTTLTAAITTVLNKRFGTGEAVAFDNIDKAPEERERGITISTAHVEYETDARHYAHVDCPGHADYVKNMITGAAQMDGAILVVSAADGPMPQTREHILLSRQVGVPYIIVFLNKADMVDDEELLELVEMEVRELLDEYEFPGDDTPIVIGSALKALEDPDGEWGDKIVELMKEVDAYIPEPERDTDKPFLMPVEDVFSITGRGTVATGRVERGIVHVGDEVEIVGIHEIKKTVVTGIEMFRKLLDEGRSGDNIGALLRGIDRTMIERGQVLAKPGSIHPHTHFTAQVYVLTKEEGGRHTPFFDGYRPQFYFRTTDVTGNIKLPEGVEMVMPGDNVEMEITLITPIAIEEGLRFAIREGGRTVGSGAVAKIITD, encoded by the coding sequence ATGGCTAAAGAAAAATTTGAAAGATCCAAACCACATGTTAACATTGGGACCATCGGTCACGTTGACCACGGTAAAACAACATTAACCGCTGCAATCACCACCGTCTTAAACAAACGCTTCGGAACCGGTGAAGCTGTAGCTTTCGACAACATCGATAAAGCACCAGAAGAAAGAGAACGTGGAATCACCATCTCAACCGCCCACGTTGAATATGAAACCGACGCTCGTCACTACGCACATGTTGACTGCCCGGGCCATGCCGACTACGTTAAAAACATGATCACCGGCGCAGCCCAGATGGACGGCGCGATCTTAGTAGTATCCGCAGCCGACGGCCCAATGCCGCAGACCCGTGAACACATCCTGTTAAGCCGCCAGGTCGGCGTACCTTACATCATCGTATTCTTAAACAAAGCCGACATGGTCGACGATGAAGAATTATTAGAACTCGTTGAAATGGAAGTACGTGAACTGTTAGACGAATACGAATTCCCAGGAGACGACACACCAATCGTTATCGGATCCGCTTTAAAAGCCCTGGAAGATCCAGACGGCGAATGGGGCGACAAGATCGTCGAACTGATGAAAGAAGTGGATGCCTACATCCCAGAACCAGAACGTGACACCGACAAACCTTTCTTAATGCCAGTGGAAGACGTGTTCTCCATCACCGGCCGTGGTACCGTTGCAACCGGTAGAGTAGAACGTGGGATCGTACACGTTGGGGACGAAGTTGAAATCGTAGGGATCCATGAAATCAAGAAAACCGTTGTAACCGGGATTGAAATGTTCCGTAAGCTGTTAGATGAAGGCCGCTCCGGCGACAACATCGGCGCGCTGTTACGTGGGATCGACCGTACCATGATCGAACGTGGACAGGTACTGGCAAAACCAGGCTCCATCCACCCACACACCCACTTCACCGCCCAGGTCTACGTACTGACCAAAGAAGAAGGCGGCCGTCATACCCCATTCTTCGATGGCTACAGACCACAGTTCTACTTCAGAACAACCGACGTAACCGGTAATATCAAACTGCCAGAAGGCGTTGAAATGGTAATGCCAGGGGATAACGTAGAAATGGAAATCACCCTGATCACCCCAATCGCGATCGAAGAAGGTTTACGTTTCGCGATCCGTGAAGGCGGCCGTACCGTAGGTTCCGGCGCCGTTGCGAAGATTATCACGGACTGA
- a CDS encoding GNAT family N-acetyltransferase, with protein MFANLTLRKIIAYGSDDYDQALALRDRLLRRPLGLSLYDEDLSGEKDDYHLGIFKGPALAAVLVLIPKDSATLQMRQVAVDTALQGQHLGAKLVAFAESFAATQGYTRMILNARQTAEAFYHKQGYATVSEPFMELGIGHVRMAKELRIGN; from the coding sequence ATGTTTGCAAATTTAACCCTACGAAAAATCATCGCCTACGGCTCCGACGATTACGACCAGGCCCTTGCCCTGAGGGACAGGCTGCTGCGCAGGCCTCTGGGCCTGAGCCTGTACGACGAGGACCTGAGCGGCGAAAAAGACGATTACCACCTCGGCATTTTCAAGGGCCCGGCGCTGGCCGCAGTGCTGGTGCTCATCCCAAAGGACAGCGCCACCCTCCAGATGCGCCAGGTGGCCGTGGACACGGCCCTCCAGGGACAGCACCTCGGCGCGAAGCTCGTCGCCTTTGCCGAAAGCTTTGCCGCCACCCAGGGCTATACCCGCATGATCCTCAACGCCAGACAGACCGCCGAAGCCTTTTACCACAAGCAGGGGTACGCCACTGTGAGCGAACCCTTCATGGAGCTCGGAATCGGCCATGTGCGGATGGCGAAGGAACTGAGAATCGGGAACTAA
- the rpsJ gene encoding 30S ribosomal protein S10 — MAKQKIRIRLKAFDHQLLDQSAEKIVETAKRTGASVSGPIPLPTDKEIITILRAVHKYKDSREQFEMRTHKRLIDILNPTPKTVDALMRLNLPAGVDIEIKL, encoded by the coding sequence ATGGCAAAACAAAAAATTAGAATCAGACTCAAGGCTTTTGATCATCAGTTACTCGATCAATCAGCTGAAAAAATCGTTGAAACGGCGAAGAGAACAGGTGCGAGTGTTTCTGGCCCTATTCCGCTTCCGACGGATAAAGAAATCATCACGATTTTAAGAGCGGTTCACAAGTACAAGGATTCCAGAGAACAGTTCGAAATGCGCACACATAAGCGCCTGATCGACATCTTAAATCCGACACCGAAGACAGTAGACGCTTTAATGCGTTTAAACCTGCCAGCAGGCGTTGATATCGAAATTAAATTATAA
- the rplC gene encoding 50S ribosomal protein L3: MKKAIIGKKIGMTQIFTENGTVIPVTVVEAGPCVVVQKKNMDVDGYEAIQLAYGDVKEKRVTKPLKGHYDKHGVEYKKVIREFKLDDYDAFETGQVIKADLFEAGDKVDISGKSKGKGFQGVIKRHGQSRGPMAHGSKYHRSPGSMGASAYPARVMKGKKLPGQMGNKNVTALNLEVVQVSAEDNILLIKGAVPGPRGALVSIKSSVKA, encoded by the coding sequence TTGAAAAAAGCAATTATCGGCAAAAAAATTGGTATGACTCAGATTTTCACAGAAAACGGGACCGTAATCCCGGTAACGGTTGTGGAAGCGGGTCCATGTGTTGTTGTCCAGAAGAAAAATATGGACGTTGACGGTTACGAAGCCATTCAGCTCGCTTACGGCGATGTGAAGGAAAAAAGAGTAACCAAACCTTTAAAAGGTCATTATGACAAACACGGTGTTGAATACAAAAAAGTCATCCGTGAATTTAAATTAGACGATTACGATGCTTTTGAAACAGGACAGGTCATCAAGGCCGACTTGTTTGAAGCTGGCGACAAGGTTGATATCTCCGGTAAATCCAAAGGTAAGGGTTTCCAGGGCGTTATCAAGCGTCACGGCCAGTCCAGAGGACCAATGGCCCACGGCTCCAAGTACCACAGAAGCCCAGGCTCCATGGGTGCTTCCGCTTACCCGGCTCGTGTTATGAAGGGTAAGAAGTTACCAGGTCAGATGGGGAACAAGAATGTTACGGCTTTAAATCTGGAAGTTGTCCAGGTTTCTGCTGAAGACAATATTCTGCTCATTAAGGGGGCTGTTCCCGGTCCTAGAGGCGCACTGGTTTCCATCAAAAGCAGCGTTAAAGCATAG
- the rplD gene encoding 50S ribosomal protein L4 has product MPKMDILDVKGNVVGDVELSERVFGIEPNEPVVHEVVVALLANKRQGTKGTLTRSEVRGGGRKPWRQKGTGRARAGTSRSPLWVGGGVIFAPKSRDYSKKVNKKVRNLAMRSVFSAKAQDNELRVLDQLTMDAPKTKEMVGILSAINAPKALIVTVEKDDAVVRSANNIQKVATATVSELNVYDMLKYDVLVMTKDALEKIEEVYA; this is encoded by the coding sequence ATGCCAAAAATGGACATCTTAGATGTAAAAGGAAATGTCGTTGGTGACGTGGAACTCAGCGAAAGAGTTTTCGGGATCGAACCCAACGAACCGGTTGTACATGAAGTGGTCGTAGCACTGCTTGCAAATAAACGTCAGGGCACTAAAGGCACCTTAACCCGTTCCGAGGTCAGAGGCGGCGGCAGAAAGCCCTGGAGACAAAAAGGAACGGGCCGCGCACGTGCCGGCACAAGCCGTTCTCCATTATGGGTTGGCGGCGGCGTGATCTTCGCTCCGAAATCCAGAGATTACAGCAAGAAGGTTAACAAGAAGGTTCGTAACCTGGCCATGCGTTCTGTTTTCTCAGCGAAGGCTCAGGACAACGAACTCCGCGTTTTGGATCAGCTGACAATGGATGCACCGAAGACCAAGGAAATGGTCGGCATCTTAAGCGCGATCAACGCGCCGAAGGCTCTGATCGTTACCGTGGAAAAAGACGATGCGGTTGTCCGCAGCGCCAACAACATTCAGAAGGTTGCGACCGCGACGGTCAGCGAGCTGAATGTTTATGATATGTTAAAATACGACGTTCTGGTCATGACCAAGGACGCTTTAGAAAAAATTGAGGAGGTATACGCATAA
- the rplW gene encoding 50S ribosomal protein L23, whose product MKNPRDIIIRPLITEKSMDDSEFNRYTFEVAKNANKIEIKNAVEEIFDVKVEKVATMNMNGKMKRMGRFEGRRKNWKKAIVKLTEDSKAIEFFEGV is encoded by the coding sequence ATGAAGAATCCTCGCGATATTATCATCCGTCCACTGATCACTGAAAAGAGCATGGATGATAGTGAATTCAACCGATATACTTTCGAAGTCGCTAAAAATGCGAACAAAATCGAAATCAAGAATGCCGTTGAAGAAATCTTCGATGTGAAGGTCGAAAAAGTTGCGACCATGAACATGAACGGTAAGATGAAGAGAATGGGCCGTTTCGAAGGCAGAAGAAAAAACTGGAAAAAAGCCATCGTTAAACTGACGGAAGACAGCAAGGCCATTGAATTCTTCGAAGGCGTATAA
- the rplB gene encoding 50S ribosomal protein L2 — translation MGIKKYKPTSPGRRNMSVNTFDEVTKKEPEKSLLTPLKSKAGRNNYGRITVRHQGGGAKRKYRIIDFKRNKDGVPGKVAGIEYDPNRSSNIALIHYADGEKRYIIAPLKLKVGDTIVSGPEAEITIGNCLPLKNIPVGTLVHNIELKAGKGGQMVRSAGASAQLMAKEGNYATLRLPSGEMRQVRLECRATVGTVGNLDHQNVRIGKAGRKRHMGIRPTVRGSVMNPNDHPHGGGEGRAPVGRSGPVTPWGKPALGYKTRKKNKPSDKYIVRRRNVK, via the coding sequence ATGGGTATTAAAAAATACAAACCGACGTCCCCTGGACGCAGAAATATGAGCGTCAATACATTTGACGAAGTAACCAAAAAAGAACCAGAAAAATCCTTGTTGACGCCTTTGAAATCCAAAGCTGGTCGTAACAATTACGGTCGTATCACCGTAAGACACCAGGGTGGCGGCGCCAAGAGAAAATACAGAATCATTGACTTCAAGCGAAACAAAGACGGTGTACCGGGCAAGGTTGCCGGTATCGAATACGATCCGAACCGCAGCTCCAACATCGCGTTAATCCACTATGCAGATGGGGAAAAACGTTACATCATCGCGCCTTTAAAATTAAAGGTTGGCGACACCATTGTTTCCGGTCCTGAAGCGGAAATCACCATTGGCAACTGTCTGCCGCTGAAAAATATCCCTGTTGGTACCCTGGTGCACAACATCGAATTAAAAGCGGGCAAGGGCGGCCAGATGGTCCGTTCTGCCGGCGCTTCTGCCCAGCTGATGGCAAAGGAAGGCAACTACGCGACCCTGCGTCTGCCATCTGGTGAAATGCGCCAGGTTCGTCTGGAATGCCGCGCCACAGTCGGTACGGTTGGTAACTTAGACCACCAGAATGTCCGTATTGGTAAAGCGGGCCGTAAACGCCACATGGGTATCCGCCCGACCGTCCGCGGTTCGGTTATGAACCCGAATGACCATCCACACGGTGGTGGTGAAGGCCGCGCTCCGGTTGGCCGCTCTGGCCCAGTTACGCCTTGGGGTAAACCGGCACTTGGTTATAAGACACGTAAGAAGAATAAACCTTCCGATAAATATATCGTACGTCGTCGTAACGTGAAATAA
- the rpsS gene encoding 30S ribosomal protein S19, with amino-acid sequence MSRSVKKGPYVSEKLLKRIEEMNEKGEKNVLKTWSRSSTLFPQMVGHTIAVHDGRKHVPVYVTEDMVGHKLGEFAPTRTYRGHAGEKKTKMK; translated from the coding sequence ATGAGTCGATCTGTAAAAAAAGGACCTTACGTCAGCGAAAAGCTGCTTAAAAGAATCGAAGAAATGAACGAAAAAGGCGAAAAGAACGTGCTGAAGACCTGGTCAAGAAGCTCCACTTTATTCCCACAGATGGTTGGACACACCATCGCTGTTCATGACGGTAGAAAGCATGTGCCTGTATATGTCACTGAAGACATGGTTGGTCACAAACTCGGCGAGTTTGCGCCCACAAGAACCTACAGGGGCCATGCCGGCGAAAAGAAAACAAAAATGAAATAG
- the rplV gene encoding 50S ribosomal protein L22, producing MEARATAKYVRVSSRKAKLVADLIRGKSLGEALSILALTPNKAAKITEKVVKSALANAENNHNMDPEKLYIDQIYADQGPTLKRYKAGPQGRAFPIKKRTSHITAVLKEYEVQE from the coding sequence GTGGAAGCAAGAGCTACAGCTAAATATGTACGTGTTTCATCCAGAAAGGCTAAATTAGTGGCTGATTTGATCAGAGGTAAAAGCCTCGGAGAAGCCTTAAGTATTTTGGCTTTAACACCGAACAAAGCCGCAAAAATCACTGAAAAAGTCGTAAAATCTGCCTTAGCAAACGCGGAAAATAACCATAACATGGATCCTGAAAAACTGTATATCGATCAGATCTACGCGGATCAGGGACCAACCTTAAAGAGATACAAAGCTGGCCCGCAGGGACGTGCTTTTCCAATTAAGAAGAGAACTTCCCACATCACAGCTGTTTTAAAAGAATACGAAGTACAGGAATAG
- the rpsC gene encoding 30S ribosomal protein S3, which translates to MGQKVNAHGLRVGVIKDWNAKWYANDRDFADCLIEDHDIRKYIKASQFQAGISKIVIERFGNKIKIHIHTAKPGMIIGKGGAGIEALRLELEKMTGKTVFINIVEVKNIDMDAQLIAENIAGQLERRISFRRAMKQCMQRTMRAGAKGIKTMVAGRLNGAEMARTEGYAQGNVPMQTLRANIDYGFAEADTTYGKIGIKVWVNKGEILTGRENILAVSEEEDSRGKRNNNRRKAPRKEAN; encoded by the coding sequence TTGGGTCAAAAAGTTAATGCACACGGCTTACGTGTGGGCGTGATTAAAGACTGGAATGCAAAATGGTATGCAAATGACAGAGATTTTGCAGATTGCTTAATTGAAGATCACGATATTCGTAAATACATCAAGGCCAGCCAATTCCAGGCGGGCATTTCCAAAATCGTTATCGAACGTTTCGGTAACAAGATTAAAATCCACATTCATACCGCAAAACCCGGCATGATCATCGGCAAGGGCGGTGCAGGTATTGAAGCGCTGAGATTAGAACTTGAAAAAATGACTGGCAAAACAGTCTTTATCAATATTGTAGAAGTTAAGAACATTGATATGGATGCTCAGCTGATCGCTGAAAACATTGCAGGCCAGTTAGAAAGAAGAATTTCTTTCCGTCGTGCAATGAAGCAGTGCATGCAGCGCACCATGCGCGCAGGCGCTAAGGGCATCAAAACCATGGTTGCCGGCCGCCTGAACGGTGCTGAAATGGCCCGTACAGAAGGCTACGCCCAGGGGAATGTACCGATGCAGACCTTACGTGCGAACATCGATTACGGTTTCGCCGAAGCCGACACCACTTATGGTAAAATCGGGATCAAGGTCTGGGTCAACAAAGGTGAAATCTTAACAGGACGTGAAAACATCTTAGCCGTCAGCGAGGAAGAAGATTCCAGAGGCAAAAGAAACAATAACCGTCGTAAAGCTCCCAGAAAAGAAGCAAACTAA
- the rplP gene encoding 50S ribosomal protein L16, which produces MLMPKRVKRRRVHRGRMKGQATRGNKITYGDYAIQALEPAWITANQIEAARVAMTRYIKRGGKVWIKIFPDKPVTAKPAETRMGSGKGAPEYWVAVVKPGRVLFEISGIPEDVAREAMRLAQHKLPIKTKFITRAAQEEVGE; this is translated from the coding sequence ATGTTAATGCCGAAACGTGTTAAACGTAGAAGAGTACATAGAGGTCGTATGAAAGGCCAGGCTACCCGCGGTAACAAGATCACCTATGGTGATTACGCGATTCAGGCCTTAGAACCAGCATGGATCACAGCCAATCAGATTGAAGCTGCCCGTGTTGCCATGACCAGATATATTAAAAGAGGTGGTAAGGTTTGGATCAAGATTTTCCCGGACAAGCCGGTTACTGCCAAACCAGCCGAAACGCGTATGGGTTCCGGTAAAGGGGCTCCAGAATACTGGGTGGCCGTTGTTAAACCAGGCCGCGTATTATTCGAAATCTCAGGTATTCCTGAAGATGTCGCGCGAGAAGCGATGCGTCTTGCTCAGCACAAGCTGCCGATCAAAACCAAGTTTATCACTCGTGCAGCACAGGAAGAAGTGGGTGAATAA
- the rpmC gene encoding 50S ribosomal protein L29 encodes MKANELRELTNVELEGKLGDLKEELFNLRFQHATGQLENPMRIKEVKKTYARIKTIMQERSAKSAEA; translated from the coding sequence ATGAAAGCAAATGAATTAAGAGAATTAACAAACGTAGAATTAGAAGGCAAGCTTGGAGATTTAAAGGAAGAATTATTCAACCTGCGTTTCCAGCACGCTACCGGACAATTGGAAAACCCGATGCGGATTAAAGAAGTAAAGAAAACATACGCACGTATCAAGACGATTATGCAGGAACGCTCCGCAAAATCGGCTGAAGCGTAA
- the rpsQ gene encoding 30S ribosomal protein S17, which translates to MERNDRKTRVGRVVSDKMDKTIVVAVETFVKHPLYKKRVKNTVKFKAHDENNECGIGDTVKIMETRPLSKDKRWRLVEIVEKAL; encoded by the coding sequence ATGGAACGTAATGATAGAAAAACCCGAGTTGGTCGCGTAGTCAGTGACAAAATGGACAAAACCATTGTTGTTGCAGTAGAAACTTTTGTAAAACATCCTCTTTACAAGAAAAGAGTTAAGAATACAGTTAAGTTTAAGGCGCATGATGAAAATAACGAATGTGGCATTGGCGATACCGTTAAAATCATGGAAACAAGACCACTTAGTAAAGATAAACGCTGGAGATTAGTTGAAATAGTAGAAAAGGCATTATAA
- the rplN gene encoding 50S ribosomal protein L14, protein MIQQESRLKVADNTGAKELLCIRVLGGSGRRYANIGDVIVCSVKSAAPGGDVKKGDVVKAVVVRSKRGVRRDDGSYIKFDQNAAVLIKDDKNPRGTRIFGPVARELRDKKYMKIVSLAPEVL, encoded by the coding sequence ATGATTCAACAAGAAAGTAGATTGAAAGTTGCTGATAATACCGGTGCAAAGGAATTGTTATGCATCCGAGTTCTCGGTGGTTCAGGAAGACGTTATGCCAACATTGGCGACGTGATTGTCTGCTCTGTAAAAAGCGCAGCTCCTGGCGGAGACGTTAAAAAAGGTGACGTTGTAAAAGCGGTTGTTGTTCGCTCAAAGCGCGGTGTACGCCGTGATGACGGAAGCTATATCAAATTTGACCAGAACGCAGCTGTTTTGATAAAAGATGATAAAAATCCAAGAGGCACCCGTATCTTCGGACCTGTTGCGAGAGAGTTAAGAGACAAGAAGTATATGAAAATTGTATCTTTGGCTCCTGAAGTACTTTAA
- the rplX gene encoding 50S ribosomal protein L24 has translation MANKMHVKKDDIVQVISGKDKGKTGKVLAAFPDEGKVRVEGVNILTKHKKPSQAMQQGGIIREEGKIDASNVLLNCDKCGRGVRTGVQITEDGKKVRVCKKCGQVLDN, from the coding sequence ATGGCTAACAAGATGCATGTAAAAAAAGATGATATTGTCCAGGTAATTTCTGGTAAAGATAAAGGCAAAACCGGTAAGGTTTTAGCCGCTTTCCCTGACGAAGGAAAAGTTCGTGTCGAAGGTGTCAACATTCTGACCAAGCATAAAAAACCATCCCAGGCAATGCAGCAGGGTGGCATTATCCGTGAAGAAGGCAAAATCGACGCTTCTAACGTATTGTTAAACTGTGACAAATGCGGCCGCGGCGTGCGCACCGGCGTTCAGATCACAGAAGATGGTAAAAAAGTAAGAGTCTGCAAGAAATGCGGACAGGTTCTCGATAACTAA